The following coding sequences lie in one Amycolatopsis cihanbeyliensis genomic window:
- a CDS encoding RelA/SpoT family protein: MSQELDSVVAGHSEAPPAGTTQPATNGAATRAPSATRRVRARLARRITAQRAASVKQVLEPLAAVHRELHPSADLGLLQRSYDVAEELHREQRRKSGDPYITHPLAVATILAELGMDTTTLVAALLHDTVEDTEYSLDRLKEEFGKEVGELVDGVTKLDKVKLGHAAEAETIRKMVIAMARDPRVLVIKLADRLHNMRTMRFLPPEKQARKAKETLEVLAPLAHRLGMATVKWELEDLAFAILQPKKYDEIVRLVADRAPSRDTYLRGVINELTTQLEGSRIKARVEGRPKHYYSIHQKMIVRGRDLDDIHDLVGVRILVEDVRDCYAAMGVVHALWQPMPGRFKDYVAQPRFGVYQSLHTTVIGPDGKPLEVQIRTYEMHRTAEYGIAAHWRYKESRGTHGHHPGNAVDVDEMAWMRQLLDWQREAADPGEFLESLRYELASREIFVFTPKGDVITLPVGSTPVDFAYAVHTEVGHRCIGARVNGRLVALERKLENGEVVEVFTSKAEGAGPTRDWLQFAGSPKARAKIRQWFAKERRDEAIESGKEAITKEVRKVGLPLQRLVSADSMGALAAELRYADISSLYAAVGEGHTSAKHVVQRLVALIGGVEEAEEELAERSTPSTVTRRRGSNDVGVVVKGASDVWAKLARCCTPVPGDEILGFVTRGGGVSVHRTDCTNADDLRSQPERLVEVEWAPSESSVFLVAIQVEALDRHRLLSDVTKVLADERVNILSASVTTSRDRVAVSRFSFEMGDPKHLGHVLKVVRNVEGVYDVYRVTSAS, translated from the coding sequence GTGAGCCAGGAGCTCGATTCCGTGGTGGCTGGCCACTCCGAGGCACCCCCTGCCGGCACGACCCAGCCCGCCACGAACGGCGCCGCGACCAGGGCGCCCTCGGCGACCCGCCGGGTGCGCGCCCGGCTGGCCCGCCGGATCACAGCCCAGCGCGCCGCCTCGGTGAAGCAGGTGCTGGAGCCGCTGGCAGCGGTGCACCGGGAGTTGCATCCCAGCGCCGACCTGGGGTTGCTGCAGCGTTCCTACGATGTCGCCGAGGAACTGCACCGGGAGCAGCGGCGCAAGTCCGGAGATCCCTACATCACCCATCCGCTCGCCGTGGCGACCATCCTCGCCGAGCTGGGCATGGACACCACGACGCTGGTCGCGGCCCTGCTGCACGACACCGTCGAGGACACCGAGTACTCCCTCGACCGGCTCAAGGAGGAGTTCGGCAAGGAAGTCGGCGAGCTGGTGGACGGGGTCACCAAGCTGGACAAGGTGAAGCTCGGCCACGCGGCCGAGGCGGAGACCATCCGCAAGATGGTCATCGCCATGGCCCGCGACCCCCGGGTGCTGGTGATCAAACTCGCCGACCGGCTGCACAACATGCGCACCATGCGCTTCCTGCCGCCGGAGAAGCAGGCCCGTAAGGCCAAGGAGACCCTCGAGGTGCTGGCCCCGCTGGCGCACCGGCTCGGCATGGCCACCGTGAAGTGGGAGCTGGAGGACCTCGCGTTCGCCATCCTGCAGCCCAAGAAGTACGACGAGATCGTGCGGTTGGTCGCCGACCGGGCCCCGTCCAGGGACACCTACCTGCGCGGGGTGATCAACGAGCTGACCACCCAGCTCGAGGGGTCGCGGATCAAGGCCAGGGTCGAGGGCAGGCCGAAGCACTACTACTCGATCCACCAGAAGATGATCGTCCGCGGCCGCGATCTCGACGACATCCACGACCTGGTCGGGGTGCGGATCCTGGTGGAGGACGTCCGGGACTGTTACGCGGCGATGGGCGTGGTGCACGCACTGTGGCAGCCCATGCCCGGCAGGTTCAAGGACTACGTCGCCCAGCCGCGGTTCGGCGTGTACCAGTCACTGCACACCACGGTGATCGGGCCGGACGGCAAGCCGCTCGAGGTGCAGATCCGTACCTACGAGATGCACCGCACGGCGGAGTACGGCATCGCGGCGCACTGGCGCTACAAGGAGAGTCGTGGCACCCACGGTCACCATCCTGGCAACGCCGTGGACGTGGACGAGATGGCCTGGATGCGCCAGCTACTGGACTGGCAGCGGGAGGCGGCCGATCCGGGTGAGTTCCTCGAGTCCCTGCGCTACGAGCTGGCCAGCAGGGAGATCTTCGTGTTCACCCCGAAGGGCGACGTGATCACCCTGCCCGTCGGCTCGACCCCGGTCGACTTCGCCTACGCCGTGCACACCGAGGTCGGCCATCGCTGCATCGGTGCCAGGGTCAACGGCAGGTTGGTGGCACTGGAGCGCAAGCTGGAGAACGGCGAGGTCGTCGAGGTGTTCACCTCGAAGGCCGAGGGCGCGGGGCCGACCAGGGACTGGCTGCAGTTCGCCGGCTCGCCGAAGGCCCGCGCGAAGATCCGGCAGTGGTTCGCCAAGGAACGCAGGGACGAGGCGATCGAGAGCGGCAAGGAGGCGATCACCAAGGAGGTCCGCAAGGTCGGGCTGCCGCTGCAGCGGCTGGTCTCCGCGGACTCGATGGGAGCGCTGGCCGCCGAGCTGCGCTACGCCGACATCAGCTCGCTGTACGCCGCGGTCGGCGAGGGGCACACCAGTGCCAAGCACGTGGTGCAGCGGCTGGTCGCGCTGATCGGCGGCGTCGAGGAGGCCGAGGAGGAGCTGGCCGAGCGCTCCACCCCCTCCACGGTCACCCGCAGGCGCGGCTCCAACGACGTGGGCGTGGTCGTCAAGGGCGCGAGCGATGTCTGGGCCAAGCTGGCCCGCTGCTGCACCCCGGTGCCCGGCGACGAGATCCTCGGCTTCGTCACCAGGGGTGGTGGGGTCAGCGTGCACCGCACCGACTGCACCAACGCCGACGACCTGCGTTCCCAGCCGGAGCGGCTGGTCGAGGTGGAGTGGGCGCCGTCGGAGTCCTCGGTGTTCCTGGTGGCGATCCAGGTGGAGGCCCTGGACCGGCACCGGCTGCTCTCCGACGTGACCAAGGTGCTCGCGGACGAGCGGGTGAACATCCTGTCCGCCTCGGTGACCACCTCCCGGGACCGGGTCGCGGTCAGCCGGTTCTCCTTCGAGATGGGCGACCCCAAGCACCTCGGGCACGTGCTGAAGGTGGTGCGCAACGTGGAGGGCGTGTACGACGTGTACCGCGTCACCTCCGCCTCGTGA
- a CDS encoding adenine phosphoribosyltransferase: protein MRLEDALDLIEEVPDFPEPGVLFRDLSPLFGTAAGFATVVDALGERLAPEVESLAAVESRGFLLAAALGYARGIGVTLVRKPGKLPSVAGRIDYQLEYGTETLELPAGTVRAGGRVAVIDDVLATGGTAAAACALLDQVGAVVTDVAVVLELAVLGGRNQLPDVPVHALRTL, encoded by the coding sequence ATGCGCCTTGAGGACGCGCTCGACCTGATCGAGGAGGTTCCGGACTTCCCCGAGCCCGGGGTCCTGTTCCGCGATCTCTCGCCGCTGTTCGGCACGGCGGCGGGCTTCGCCACGGTGGTGGACGCGCTCGGCGAGCGACTCGCCCCCGAGGTCGAGTCGCTCGCCGCCGTGGAGTCCCGCGGGTTCCTGCTGGCCGCCGCCCTCGGTTACGCCCGGGGTATCGGGGTCACCCTGGTGCGTAAACCGGGCAAGCTGCCCTCCGTGGCGGGCCGGATCGACTACCAGCTCGAGTACGGCACGGAGACCCTCGAGCTGCCGGCCGGGACGGTGCGGGCCGGGGGGCGGGTCGCGGTGATCGACGACGTGCTCGCCACCGGCGGTACGGCCGCCGCGGCCTGTGCCCTGCTGGACCAGGTGGGTGCCGTGGTCACCGACGTGGCGGTGGTGCTGGAACTGGCCGTGCTCGGCGGCCGCAATCAGCTGCCCGATGTTCCCGTGCACGCCCTGCGCACCCTCTAG
- the secF gene encoding protein translocase subunit SecF, which translates to MAVEEPEKTGESGKNGQPEPGPAKDSVLQRLYTGTGAFDIVGARKRWYAVFAVLIAVCIGSIGIKGFSLGIDFVGGTQIEMPAQGTGGEITPDEAKEVFSGALGIPATEAQQVGIGDAAAVQIRSQTLNTAELDQAKRALFEQLQPLGVNGQPTVDAISDSAVSSSWGGEISEKALIALGVFLVLVTVFLALYFERRMAIAAVVALLHDVVITAGVYSLIGFEVTPATVIGLLTILGFSLYDTVVVFDKVKENTRGLLGLTRRTYGEAANLALNQTLMRSINTSVIALLPVLGLMVVGYILLGSGTLQDLALVQLTGMLAGVLSSVLLATPLLVDLTMRDPKFKDQAQRVAARRANLARKAAAGRTEDDLDTTDDEALSAELRKEKAYAAAASVPARTPKASQKAPSAAPKGKPTGKRKR; encoded by the coding sequence GTGGCGGTCGAGGAACCGGAGAAGACCGGCGAGAGCGGCAAGAACGGCCAGCCCGAACCGGGGCCGGCCAAGGACTCCGTGCTGCAGCGGCTGTATACCGGTACCGGCGCGTTCGACATCGTCGGCGCCCGCAAGCGGTGGTACGCGGTTTTCGCGGTGCTGATCGCGGTGTGCATCGGCTCGATCGGGATCAAGGGTTTCAGCCTCGGCATCGACTTTGTCGGCGGCACCCAGATCGAGATGCCCGCGCAGGGCACGGGCGGCGAGATCACGCCGGACGAGGCCAAGGAGGTCTTCAGCGGCGCGCTCGGTATCCCGGCCACCGAGGCACAGCAGGTCGGCATCGGGGACGCGGCCGCGGTGCAGATCCGTTCGCAGACGCTGAACACGGCCGAGTTGGACCAGGCCAAGAGGGCCCTGTTCGAGCAGTTGCAACCGCTCGGGGTGAACGGCCAGCCCACCGTGGACGCCATCAGCGACAGCGCGGTGAGTTCCTCATGGGGTGGTGAGATCTCCGAGAAGGCGTTGATCGCGCTCGGGGTGTTCCTGGTGCTGGTGACCGTCTTCCTCGCGCTCTACTTCGAGCGGCGGATGGCGATCGCGGCCGTCGTCGCGCTGCTGCACGACGTCGTGATCACCGCGGGCGTGTACTCGCTGATCGGCTTCGAGGTCACCCCGGCGACGGTGATCGGTCTGCTCACCATCCTCGGGTTCTCGCTGTATGACACCGTGGTCGTCTTCGACAAGGTCAAGGAGAACACCCGCGGCCTGCTCGGGCTGACCCGGCGGACCTACGGTGAGGCGGCGAACCTCGCGCTGAACCAGACCCTGATGCGGTCCATCAACACCTCGGTGATCGCGTTGCTGCCGGTGCTCGGGCTGATGGTGGTCGGTTACATCCTGCTCGGCTCCGGCACCCTGCAGGACCTCGCGCTGGTGCAGCTGACCGGCATGCTGGCCGGTGTGCTGTCCTCCGTGCTGCTGGCCACCCCGCTCCTGGTCGACCTGACCATGCGGGACCCGAAGTTCAAGGATCAGGCCCAGCGGGTGGCGGCGCGCAGGGCCAACCTGGCACGCAAGGCGGCGGCCGGCCGTACCGAGGACGACCTGGACACCACCGACGACGAGGCACTGTCCGCCGAGCTGCGCAAGGAGAAAGCCTACGCCGCGGCCGCCTCGGTCCCCGCCCGCACGCCGAAGGCGAGCCAGAAGGCGCCCTCCGCCGCGCCGAAGGGCAAGCCCACCGGTAAGCGGAAGCGCTGA
- the secD gene encoding protein translocase subunit SecD: protein MAPPAGQMRPGRYLAFFALIVIALYSLVLFTGDGQPRPKLGIDLQGGTRVTLTARTPDGNEPSRESLQQARSIIETRVNSIGVSGAEVVVDGSNLVITVPGEEGDQAKNLGRTARLNFRKVVQAVPAGQQAPPPTGQPNQPPSGEPGAGQPEGEQGQGEQDQQGGGGAPAGAQPAQQPDNNDGAIDAETAKQIREAKEQRQNPELVPADPQDQAAAAQAQQLQQQALATLQCSESDPLRGNDSPDLPLVTCNQDGTEKYVLSPSFLPGDQISQATANPPQQGSPGWEVNLEFDSEGTTKWGEFTSANVGERAAFVLDTQVVSAPNIEVAILDGRTRITGNFTQGEARDLAEVLKYGSLPLSFTSSDAKTVSATLGLSSLEAGLIAGGIGIGLVFIYCLFYYRILGVLTVLSLFLSATVVYAVLVLLGRWIGFTLDLAGVAGFIIAIGVTADSFVVYFERLKDEMREGKTFRSAVSRGWVRARRTILASDAVLFLASAVLYTLAVGEVQGFAFTLGMSTVLDLSVVFLVTHPLVALIAKSKTLSSPKLSGLGAVQRLGADRRQTKRVGPAVKEA, encoded by the coding sequence GTGGCACCTCCGGCCGGGCAGATGCGCCCGGGACGCTATCTCGCCTTCTTCGCCCTTATTGTCATCGCGTTGTACTCGCTGGTGTTATTCACCGGCGACGGGCAGCCGAGGCCCAAGCTGGGCATCGACCTGCAGGGCGGCACCAGGGTCACCCTGACGGCGCGCACGCCGGACGGCAACGAGCCGTCCCGCGAGTCCCTCCAGCAGGCACGTTCGATCATCGAGACCCGCGTGAACAGCATCGGTGTCAGCGGTGCCGAGGTGGTGGTCGACGGCAGCAACCTGGTGATCACGGTGCCCGGCGAGGAGGGCGACCAGGCGAAGAACCTCGGCCGGACGGCCAGGCTGAACTTCCGCAAGGTGGTCCAGGCGGTACCGGCCGGCCAGCAGGCACCGCCGCCGACAGGCCAGCCGAACCAGCCCCCTTCCGGCGAGCCCGGGGCCGGTCAGCCCGAGGGCGAGCAGGGCCAAGGCGAGCAGGACCAGCAGGGCGGCGGTGGCGCGCCGGCTGGTGCCCAGCCCGCGCAGCAGCCGGACAACAACGACGGCGCCATCGACGCGGAGACCGCCAAGCAGATCCGCGAGGCCAAGGAGCAACGGCAGAACCCGGAGCTGGTCCCGGCCGACCCGCAGGATCAGGCCGCGGCCGCGCAGGCGCAGCAGTTGCAGCAGCAGGCACTGGCCACGCTGCAGTGCAGCGAGTCGGACCCGCTGCGCGGGAACGACAGTCCCGACCTTCCGCTGGTCACCTGCAACCAGGACGGCACCGAGAAGTACGTGCTCAGTCCCAGCTTCCTCCCCGGTGACCAGATCTCCCAGGCCACGGCCAACCCGCCGCAGCAAGGCAGCCCCGGCTGGGAGGTGAACCTGGAGTTCGACTCCGAGGGCACCACCAAGTGGGGCGAGTTCACCTCGGCCAACGTCGGCGAGCGGGCCGCGTTCGTGCTGGACACCCAGGTCGTCTCCGCGCCGAACATCGAGGTGGCGATCCTGGACGGCCGGACCCGGATCACCGGCAACTTCACCCAGGGCGAGGCCAGGGACCTGGCGGAGGTGCTGAAGTACGGGTCGCTGCCGCTGTCCTTCACCTCCTCGGACGCCAAGACCGTCTCGGCCACCCTCGGACTGTCCTCCCTGGAGGCGGGCCTGATCGCCGGCGGTATCGGCATCGGGCTGGTGTTCATCTACTGCCTGTTCTACTACCGCATCCTCGGCGTGCTCACCGTGCTCTCGCTGTTCCTCTCGGCGACGGTCGTCTACGCGGTCCTGGTGCTGCTCGGCCGATGGATCGGCTTCACCCTCGACCTGGCGGGGGTCGCCGGGTTCATCATCGCCATCGGTGTCACCGCCGACTCGTTCGTGGTGTACTTCGAACGACTCAAGGACGAGATGCGGGAGGGCAAGACCTTCCGGTCGGCGGTGTCCCGTGGCTGGGTCAGGGCCCGACGTACCATTCTCGCCTCGGACGCCGTGCTCTTCCTCGCCTCGGCGGTGCTGTACACCCTCGCGGTCGGCGAGGTACAGGGCTTCGCGTTCACCCTCGGCATGTCGACGGTGCTGGACCTGAGCGTGGTGTTCCTGGTGACCCACCCGCTGGTGGCACTGATAGCGAAGTCGAAGACCCTGTCCAGTCCCAAGCTCTCCGGGTTGGGAGCGGTGCAGCGGCTGGGTGCCGATCGCCGGCAGACCAAACGCGTCGGCCCGGCCGTGAAGGAGGCGTGA
- the yajC gene encoding preprotein translocase subunit YajC, whose amino-acid sequence MEGLFLPLLLMLVVAIPLIMGTRKQKKAMAQQQELQSSLADGDRVMTTSGMYATVADASDESTIDLEIADGVVTTWLRQAVREKINPELEEDSVEDAEDEAAIETSSSSDTERDTDAEEEKQGAQVAPPLEHGKK is encoded by the coding sequence ATGGAAGGCCTATTCCTGCCGCTGCTCCTGATGCTGGTCGTGGCGATTCCGCTCATCATGGGCACCCGCAAGCAGAAGAAGGCGATGGCGCAGCAGCAGGAGCTGCAGAGCAGCCTGGCTGATGGCGACCGGGTGATGACCACGTCCGGCATGTACGCCACGGTTGCCGACGCCAGTGACGAGAGCACCATCGACCTGGAGATCGCGGACGGCGTGGTGACCACCTGGCTGCGTCAGGCTGTGCGGGAGAAGATCAACCCGGAGCTCGAAGAGGACAGCGTCGAGGACGCCGAGGACGAGGCGGCCATCGAGACGAGTTCGTCGTCGGACACCGAGCGTGACACCGATGCCGAGGAGGAGAAGCAGGGTGCGCAGGTCGCGCCCCCGCTGGAGCACGGCAAGAAGTAA
- the ruvB gene encoding Holliday junction branch migration DNA helicase RuvB, whose product MHDEQVTDFEPADETALSALPHSGEHEVETTLRPRKLAEFIGQPRVREQLELVLASARKRGVPPDHVLLSGPPGLGKTSLAMIIAAELDATLRVTSGPALERAGDLAAMLSNLAEGDVLFIDEIHRIARPAEEMLYLAMEDFRVDVVVGKGPGATSIPLEIAPFTLVGATTRSGSLTGPLRDRFGFTGQMEFYHPEELELVVGRAATILDITVDEDAGAEIARRSRGTPRIANRLLRRVRDYAEVRANGEASKEVVRAALEVYDVDELGLDRLDRAVLSALVRSFGGGPVGVSTLAVAVGEEPSTVEEVCEPYLVRAGMLARTPRGRVATATAWEHLGLRPPAGTAAEPSLFD is encoded by the coding sequence ATGCACGATGAGCAGGTGACCGACTTCGAACCGGCCGACGAGACCGCCCTCTCCGCCCTACCGCACAGCGGTGAGCACGAAGTCGAGACCACCCTGCGCCCGCGCAAGCTGGCGGAGTTCATCGGGCAGCCGCGGGTACGCGAGCAACTGGAGCTGGTGCTGGCCAGCGCGCGCAAGCGGGGCGTGCCGCCGGACCACGTGTTGCTTTCCGGTCCGCCGGGGCTCGGCAAGACCAGCCTCGCGATGATCATCGCGGCCGAGCTGGACGCCACCCTCCGGGTCACCTCGGGCCCCGCGCTGGAACGCGCGGGTGACCTCGCCGCGATGCTGTCCAACCTCGCCGAGGGCGACGTCCTGTTCATCGACGAGATCCACCGCATCGCCCGCCCCGCCGAGGAGATGCTCTACCTGGCGATGGAGGACTTCCGGGTGGACGTCGTGGTCGGCAAGGGGCCGGGAGCGACCAGCATCCCGCTGGAGATCGCCCCGTTCACGTTGGTCGGCGCCACCACCCGGTCCGGCTCACTGACCGGCCCGCTGCGCGACCGGTTCGGCTTCACCGGGCAGATGGAGTTCTACCACCCCGAGGAGCTGGAGCTGGTGGTCGGCCGGGCCGCGACCATCCTGGACATCACCGTGGACGAGGACGCGGGCGCGGAGATCGCCCGCCGCTCCCGCGGCACCCCTCGGATCGCCAACCGGCTGCTGCGCCGGGTCCGGGACTACGCGGAGGTACGCGCGAACGGCGAGGCGAGCAAGGAGGTCGTGCGCGCCGCCCTGGAGGTCTACGACGTGGACGAGCTCGGGCTGGACCGGTTGGACCGGGCGGTGCTGTCGGCGCTGGTGCGTTCCTTCGGCGGCGGGCCGGTCGGTGTCTCCACGCTCGCGGTCGCCGTGGGGGAGGAGCCGAGTACGGTGGAGGAGGTGTGTGAGCCGTACCTTGTCCGCGCGGGTATGCTCGCCCGGACTCCCCGTGGCCGGGTCGCTACCGCGACCGCCTGGGAGCATCTCGGTTTGCGGCCGCCCGCGGGTACGGCGGCGGAGCCGAGCTTGTTCGACTGA
- the ruvA gene encoding Holliday junction branch migration protein RuvA produces MISSVRGEVLSVGLDHVVVEVGGVGLAVQATPATLATLRRGEQALLHTALVVREDSLTLFGFAELEARELFGLLQTVSGIGPRLALAALAVLDPDKLRNALAEGNITMLTQVPGIGRKGAERLTLELRDKVSATGEAASPEGAGVTGAGGAVRAEVVEALAGLGFPAKQAEQAVDKVLAANGAADTSATLRAALTTLGRKQ; encoded by the coding sequence ATGATCTCCTCGGTGCGTGGCGAGGTGCTGTCCGTAGGTCTGGACCACGTGGTGGTCGAGGTCGGTGGGGTGGGGCTCGCGGTGCAGGCGACCCCGGCCACCCTGGCCACCCTGCGCCGGGGCGAGCAGGCGCTGCTGCACACCGCGCTGGTGGTCCGGGAGGACTCGCTGACCTTGTTCGGTTTCGCCGAGCTCGAAGCCAGGGAACTGTTCGGCCTGCTGCAGACGGTCTCCGGGATCGGTCCGCGGTTGGCGCTGGCCGCGCTGGCCGTACTCGACCCGGACAAGCTGCGCAACGCGCTCGCCGAGGGCAACATCACGATGCTCACCCAGGTCCCCGGTATCGGTCGCAAGGGGGCCGAGCGGCTGACCCTCGAACTACGGGACAAGGTCTCCGCCACCGGCGAGGCGGCGAGTCCGGAGGGCGCGGGCGTCACCGGGGCGGGTGGCGCGGTCCGGGCCGAGGTGGTGGAAGCGCTGGCCGGCCTGGGCTTCCCGGCCAAGCAGGCCGAGCAGGCGGTCGACAAGGTGCTGGCCGCCAACGGAGCCGCGGACACCTCGGCGACCCTGCGGGCCGCGCTGACCACCCTCGGGCGGAAACAGTAG